The Denticeps clupeoides chromosome 10, fDenClu1.1, whole genome shotgun sequence DNA window GCCATTCCAGTGAAGACTTTACATAACTAAGGCTACATTCAGACCACAAGACCTTCAAAGAGCGCAGACCGGTGTGTAGATCCATGATTTTCTTATTTGCGATTTGGTCACGAGGGTTTGACTACACGAGACGTGAAATGGGCCATAACACAACCCTCTACAATGATAATTCTATATGGCCTTGCTTGGTTTAGAGTTCCAATATGGAGATAATTCTAACATTTGGTGATGTACTCACCCCCGCCATTCGCCACGTCCTGAGAAGAAATGACAAAACCAAAGCCTTCACCAGGCCTCCTCCGGAGCTCCACCTCCAGAGGCTTGGATTGAGGGGCTCCCCTTGCCTGTGGCTGCCCTTTGGCCACCGCTCCCAGGGTAGAGGACGAGTCCGAAGGCTTTGCTGCCGCTCCGCCAGTGCCATCCTCCACCCCCAGCCAGTCCCTTGGCTCCAGGGTGAGGGTGATGGGGATAGAGTCCAGAAAGCTGGTGCTCTGCACCAGGGAGTGGCCCTCTGCGGAGGCCGAGGGGGGTGTCAGGGCATTTTGGATGGGCACTGTGGTGTCTGAAGAGGGCAAGGGCATTTCTGAAGGGGGGGAGAGGGAGTTGTTGGGGGGAATGGGCATCCTCTTGTAGAAGTTTGGGGAAACCAACGGCCCTAAAAACAGAGACAGTGGTACGAAGTGTGGTTCAAAATACAATATGGCTTTAGTTGCACCAATATTGTATTGTgatatctttactttactttacttagcagacgcttttatccaaagcgacttacaagaggaagacaccagcaattctgaTATCACATTTCGACGTGAATACTGCTCAACCAAAGAACTGGAGTGAAATCATAGATCTACTTGCCTCCTCTGTAAACCAGTAGAACCACCTCTCCTTGAACAATATGCTCCTGCAGGACCCTCTGAACCtgtgtgaaaatgaacaaaaatgaaaatgacatccTCCTTACTATTAACAGTGGATGTTGATTTacttttcaaatatatttaccCACTTACATAAACTTATTTACATAAATTCAGTTGCATTTGAAATGTAGGGATTTGCCAGACTTTATAATCAAATGATGAACCGAACATCAGTTGGTTGTTAAAATAACAAGTGTTCAGTTGTAATTCAGTCGTAAGAAACAGTCTTTCACTGTCCGAAGTTCAGCGTGTTCCCACTGCACTGTTTGTTTAGGACCTGTGTCTACTGTGAGTGGCCAGGTTGTTATTTGCTTGCCTGCACTcgtcttggtgttctctgggtGCGCATCTGTGTTAAAACTGAAATACAGATGTTTGATGGAAGCTGACTCTACTTCCATGGACACATGGAACGCACACTTTATTATTAGAAGCACTAGTatgaaagtaaaataataattgccattagaattaaatgaaatgtactgGCTCTAATAATAATGTGTTGGGTCTTTCATTTATTCACCAACTGCTGGCATATACGGTTTTCATTGGTTGCGCTATAATGCATGAGAGGTGTAGTGTAAGGCTGTGCATGAAGTAAAGTTTTGAGTGCCAATatctcatatttatttatggatgTTAATATCTGATAATATCATTCAGGCAACAGCTGTCTTCCAAGAAATGTGTCGGACGTGAAAGTTTCAATTCAAATGCCTGGTCGTTTAttccacattttacattcacagcatttatcagacgcccttatccagagtgacttactatcagtggtttcagggacagtcccccctggagacactcagggttaagtgtcttgatcagggacacaatgctggTGAGTAGGGTTTGAAACTGGGCATTTTTGGTCacctggtttataggcgagtgagttaccaaCTAGGATACATCTTCTGATTTCTGTGATTTTGTAGAAATCCGTGTCTTTatcagggctctagactaactttttgcactggtgcacCTGTTGCTTTCTTAGGTGCACCAGCACAAAGGTCCATATCgtcaatattgacttgtaaatgattaaataacaatctggttaacatagGTTCTttgctgttgctgaaaggcCAGTACATTTActgctgcatgtaatgtgttttatagctGTATTGTACTTTTTCAGGgtttaaacattttactcaGGCTTGTGCGGGTAATGAGCAGTCAGGTGATGTAGTTCGATTAGTGCAATTATGGATGCTGAGGCGGTAAAACAGAGGCTAGCTGATGACATTTTTGAAAGCAAACTCTGAGGTGTGGAACAAACTTTGACCAAACGCCCTGTAACGCACgcaaagcatgttggtacagtcatgttggccgGCATCCTCCTCCACAATTATGTCGGgttcgggcttttaaaaagctgtacttgtcggacTCGGGTCAAACTTCTAAGGCCTGATTAAAGCTGTAATCCTtggctacatccactctgtctatctaattgttatataaataattgttatataaatatattattgtgAAGCAGTTGcagtgtttatatgtgtgtgtgtgggtgagtctgtgtgtggtgagtctgtatgggtggtagtaccacactcgcctatgaaccggaagacccaggttcaaatcccacttactaccattgtgtccctgagcaagacacgtaaccctaaattgctccagggggggactgtccctgtcactactgattgtaagtcactctggataagggcgcctggtaaatgccataaatgtaaatgtaaatgtgtaccTGTGCAAAGCTCAAACTCTGGACATCTGCACCGTTGACCTTGATAATGGCGTCCCCTGGCTGCAGAGATGGGCACTGCCGGTGGTCGCACACTCTTTTTACCACTGCCAGCTGCCCCCCCTGCCCTCCAGCAGTCACGCTGAACCCCACAGCCCCCGTCTCACTCTGACCCAGGGCCACTGGCACCAGCTCCCCACCTCCTCCCGGCGCCCCAGGAGATGCCAGGCTGCCAGGGCTGGTGCGAGGGTGGTTGTTTGCCGGGCAGCCGTTGAAGCCGCAGGGTGGTACCTCTGTTGGTGGGGTCACCATGAGGGAGGTCTGGGGCATCAGCGGCCGGTGGGAGCTGGGCGCACCCGGGGTGGCAGCGGCACCAACCTCTGGCTGCGGTAGGGGGAGCTTGCAGATGGGCAGCGTGGCGGAGGACAGGTCACTCTCCGAAGACTTGGAGCTCTGGTGCAGCAGCCTGGGGGCCGGCAGGGagttgttgttgtagttgcGGACCAGAGAAACCCTGGAACAAGAGGACGTTACATCCACTGAACCTGTAACAGCTAGTTCATGTGTTACAGCAGGGAGAGTGggaacacaagaaaaaaatgataaaaaagtccaaactttaCGTTTTTTTGTTGTCACCTTGAGTCAATTTAATCAAATTTTCAAGATGAAACCAACAGATTTTTGGTGGTCAAAGACCAAAGTCACTGCGTTCTTTGTTCACTCATTCTTGTGaacacaatataatatttaaatttggTGCACACTTCCACTTGGACACTTGGATTGGGcaaaaaaggtcaaaggtcacaggttTTACCTACtctggtgtggtagtagcctagtaggtaacacatacgactataaaccagaagaccaaaaagtcacaggttcgttgtgtccctgacacatctgtgtccctaagttgctccagggggactgtcccggtaagtACTGGTTTTAAATTGCTCTAGAGAGCAGTTCTAGCTCTGAAATAGAACATTATAGAGGTCtaataattcaaaatattttaatattttaattaggtATTGCTTTTGAAAAAAAGCTATGAATTTTAGTACACTGAACCCAGTGGGAGTTTCAAGATGAGCTGAAGGAAAGGTCAAGAGGTCTTGAACTGAAGGAGCATTAAACACGATCTGTATACCTTTTGGCTCCATCAGACGAGGCCACCTCAGTGTCGCTGTGACTGGAGGACATGCGGTGTGGACGTGAGGGCGCGGCGGCCCCTGCACGCTGAGGGGGCGGTGGGCACACCGACCCCGAGGGTCCCCCGAGAGGGTTCCCGTTGGCGATCGGATACGAGGGTGGGTTTGAGGCGAAGCCGGCGGCGTTGCCATTGGCGTCCAGAGCTGAGGAGCTGCTCTGCATTCTTGTATAGATTCCGTTGTGTTGGGACACACTTCTGTTTAGGTTGGAAAGGCCCatttgctgctgctgatgctcgGCGGACGTCTGGGGCTGCGCGGCTCCGGGGACGTGGGCGCCGCCGGAGTCCGGGGGCGCGGTAATCTGATGGGGCTGCTTGGGGCAGCCGTCAGGGTTGTACAGCATGGGATACCCCCTGCGCACCACCACGTCCACGCTGTGGCCCATGGGCACGGACTTGAGCATCTCCACCACTTCCTTGTGCGAGCGGCCCAGGACGCAGGCGTCGTTGATGTAGACCAGGATGTCCGCTGCGACAGGGGCGCGAGAAAAGCGATGAGTCACCTCAACATCTGCGGCAGACGCGGCGCCAGCGTCATCTAATGATTTAGTGGCCCTGACAGCGGCTTTGTCCTGCCAGTAATTTATGTACAATATGCCGGTACATATTGGCATGTGTCTACATGTGTGAGTGCATTAGTGAAATGAGCTGTCCGGGTGGCCCTCACTCTGCAAAACTGTTTATGGGACATTTcgtttttttgacatttttgggcCGTAcactcgaaaaaaaaaattgtttcaatattttttttttattccgatTTACAACGTTTGAGCAAATGTTTGTTCAGGTTGCACATAGCGGACGTGCTGTGTTTTTACATGCGTGCGCCGCCGCCACACGTGAGGCCGGACCACAGTGAGTCAGGGTTGGCGGGATTAAAGCGTACAGCCTCATCAGGATTAGCAGCAGATCAGGAGcttcagaccatgagaaacctCCCAATCGCCCAGCCATAATCCCACAGtaaaagagggagagacagagggatGAAGGGAGAGATAAGAGGATATGGGGGCCAGAGGCGAAAGTGAGCCCTCCTGGTCGAATCCACTTCTCGTCCCGTGTCAACCTCCTATTTCGATCAGATCACCAAATTTTTGTGCTGCCGTAGTGTTGGTCTAATTAGCAGTCTCACATCAGTATATCGCTTAATATACACCTTTTTTATAAAGCgccatgcatttttcatgcttCCAGCAGGTTTGGAAGCCCTGATCTCAGCACTGCTGCCACAACCAGACAAGCCTCAGAGGATGtactattattaattaaaagctCCTGTGCAGATTGGGAAAGCGGTAGGGGGTTCATTCGTTTTAGGCATGAATTGCTCTTTTAAAGGTAaaggaataaaaacaaattaccCGTCTTACCTGTGATAAGAGCTGGGGGTCCTCCGGGGGTGACGCTGTACACCTGCAGGAACTCCCGAGGTCGGCTGCCCCCCACGATGTTGAAGCCGAAGCCCCGAGGGCCCTTGGACAGACGGGTGTGGATGGAAAAGCCCTTGAGTTCAGATGGCTGGTCCGTGAACGCAGGCACTAGCACACAGGGGACAAGaacaaatctttttaaatgtctccaGGGTGGAAGCCGGTCAGCACTGTCCATTTGCATTTCCATCACGGAGCGGGTCGCATGGAGTGCCCTCCCAAGCCCATGTGACACTCATGCAACTGCTGTCTACTCTACAGCGCCCTCTGCTGTGAATGCGATGCTACTGAATGACTTCGATCAAAGCCTTAATTTGTGAATGACTGGATAAGAAACCAGgacaagaaagagagagagaataataaCCACTAAAATCCCATTGGGCCAATTATAAAACAACCTAAAATATAAAGTGACACATTGGTGACCACATTATATGGTATTTTAAAGGAGTGCATTGTAATTGGCTGAGTGGCCTCGCAATTAAGCAACTAGCATTGCTGACAGTaggatgttgcttagcaacaacaccaacaGCTGGATTTTCATtgccaatattttattttcatattcacACCCATTCAAAAATGTGAGTTTGCTGAAGACTTTCCTGTGATTGAAGTCTGAGAGGCATAAAATAACACAAGtacgagagagagacagaggaagatGCAGGGATGAGGACAGGATGGGGACGAGGGGGAGAGAACAAAATTGGCAGAGAGAGGTTTTCATTAATCCTTCAGGAAGATGGGAGGAGAGGCTGATATCTGGAGAGGGGAGAGATAAGTGGAGAGCTTACGCAGGGACACACACTCAAACGGCACAAACAGGccagggagagatggagagaggccAAACCTACACTCTGCTTTGCTGACGGCCTCCTTGCTCTGAGATCGGGGGTCCAGCCAGCTGGTTGTCTTTGAGTTATGACTGTAAGCAGTAAGGTACACAGTAAGTACACTTAAAAGAATGCACAGTCATCTCCCCCTACCATAAAGCAATAACATGACATCAATCGAGAACAAGGGGTAGCCAACGAAAATCCAAAATGGGTTCTGAATGTTCTGAAAACTCAGGATATGCTTCTTCTCCAGTTGGTAACCAATTACAAACCCTAAAAACCTTGGAGGGCACATGTGTATTTCCATGTTATTAAGGTTATTTAAGATATAATGGTACATGCAACAACCACAACCAGAGGTATTTTGATACTGGAGATCAGCCCCATGTTTATGTGAAGGTGCAAAGGCGCAGATGTCCTACTCTATGTAGTATGGTTCTCCTGAGTCGCTGAAGGCCATCTCCCAGTTTTCGGGCAGTGCTCCCCCTCTGACCCCATTCTCAGGAGCACCTCCATCCCTGCCGATCAGGTCCCAGGACTGGCTGGGGGAGAGGACGGTGGTCGGGGCGCTGCTGGCCCCCGCGGAACCGGCTAGAAGCGGGGAATTAATGCAGCGCTATAAATAAACAAGTTTTTATAAGCATGTTCAAGCCACTCTGCGGCTATGCATACTAGCTCAgttaaaaaattaacataatgCGATGTTTCTGCACCCTTTTTTCTGCACACTATAAGAAAATAATCCCACAGCACACAGCTGGCCTGTTAACCGCCTACTGAAATTcattataattcattataattcGCTGCCCATTAAAATTCATTATAATACTAATTTATACTGACAACTAATTTCAGTAAAAAAGTCTAGCACTTGAATGTGcttgaaaataaatgtaattattcgCAGACCAGATGAAATACATGCCCATTTCAAACATGGCTGTGGGTGGTAGCTGGCGAAACACGGTAGTAGGCCTTTAAAGACCTGCTGACCACTGAAATTAGCTTCTTCCTACCACTTAGGTCTAAAGGCAAAGGACAAAGAAAATGGCAGGTTTCTGAACGACTTAAAACTAAATGTCATACAGACGAAGGTCATGCATGCATATGTGGCACATGAATGGCGATGCAGACCCAACCGCTGAACTTCTGCAGCTGAAATGCACTTCCGCTGTGAACCTGGGAAATGAACCATGTACAGGCATCGTTCCAGACTTACACACTAACATAGTAATGACACAGAAAGTACGTGGCACACCACCAACGTctggaacatggaacataaATTATACGAACAAGCCCTCAGTGAAAGAATAATAATGCCGGACATATTGTTATAGCAAATGGGTTTGCCCATTCAGTCACTTGCAAAATTGCAGGTTAAAGGCCTGGATGAGAAGATATAGGTCTTATCTGGATCCTCACTAGGAACGTGATCCATCTAAATTCAGATGTTTTTTAATTAGTCTGGAAAAGGATTTTATTTACTCCTTGGACAGCCCTCACTACAGTCTGCCACCTCATGCACAGTGACTATcatcatttaacccatcacccttggtgagcagtgggcagccgtgacaggcgccccggggggcagtgtgtggggacggtgctttgctcagcggcaccttggcagttcgggattttaaccggcaaccttctgattacgggtacgcttccttaaccgctaggccaccactgccattgtTTGTGAATTAATCAGAGACATCACGTCATACGAATTAGAACATACTCTATGTTTTCAGGGTGCTCTCAATAACGCCTCTCCTCCCAGGTAGACAGGACCACACAGCACAGAGCCGAAGCTTATTAGATGTTCACCGAACCGACGCTGGCACAAAAACGCCTGTTGTCAATGCTGCGCCGTCACTTCTGACAAGCCCCTGGCAGCTTCTGTCACTTTGCTGACAGAATTTCAACATGACAGCATAATGTGAGACGCTTGATGAATTGCAAGTCTTCCGCGCCGCCCATAGGTCACAATGCCCTCATTCCACCACAAGAGGGAGCACAGGCTGCTTTGGCTCCGGAACCGGATTTATGTAAGGCACTTCTCACCGTGGTGCTTCAGGAGTCCACAGGAAGCACAAAAACACATGCTCTAAATTTCCAGGTGAATATTTGTACCTTTGGCAAACATTTGCCAGTTTCTTATGAGAGACAGGGGCCACAGGTTTAGTGGTTGGGTATGATGCAACATATAACGTCCCATTGactagttcaccaatcagaataaTAGAATTTGTTAGCAGACACTGTCCCAAGATGACTATAACAGAGTTGACAAAGACCTTCATGCATGACACAAGACACCGAGCGGACTGGACGAAGAGGTGACgcttaatttgacattttgagaGGAACTTTTATTGTGTATCAAGGAACCAGGTTCTTAAGTAGCCAGTTAAATACTTAGAAAATAATTTCTGAATCTTGTGCACATTTTTGGAGAAGGTATCGGGCGAAATTGTATGAGCTCCACATGAGCTCTTCTGACGTATTGATGGGAACAGATTGAAgatgtccagaatgaggaagctaCGTCTTATATTGCACTTCTAAATTTGGGGCCTGAAAGTAATTCAGCTAAATGTACAGTCTTAACCCTGCTTTCTCGGCTTCTGTCAATTATTACACACGATGGACTGGCTTGCCTGTTAGCATTAATCGCAGCTAACTAATTATCCAGCTCTTTATTTCTTACCTACTGTAACATGCGGCAGTGTGCAGTTCTCCCTTCGCTGGATTTAAACATCTGCTGACACCTCGCAAGCTCGGAACTCTGCTGATCACCCAGTGGATTTGACCACAACGGACCAAGCTACTCCTTCCTATGTGAATCCAAagccaggcaaaaaaaaaaaaaatcaatagctGCACTACGCTCTCTGCAGCGTGACACAAAGCTGGACTGGCCAATACCCCGGATCCAACTCTGCGTCCTGACACGGCAACGGCCAGTGCTGACTTGCTCGCTCTCCAGGATTCGTCACCTTTGTCTTGAACACTAGGCCCATCGTGTTACAAAGAGGACAGTACCTGACAGGCCAGAATCCTCTTCGCTGTTCTCCCCTTCTTCCACGGCCTTCTCCAGGTTGCTCAGAGACTTGCTGCGAGTCCGGAAGTTTCTCAGCAGGTTGCGGTGCTCTTGGTACGTGATGGGGGGGCTGTCGGGACCTATGTGCACGGGTCTGGGTGTTCCATAGTAGTTTCCTGGAGGGCATGAACAATCACATTACCATGTCTGCCATTTATCAGGCACTGTTATTCAGAgcaacgtacaatcagtagttacagggacagtcctcctggagacactggagacactggagtgtcttgctcagggacacaatggtagtaagtgggattaccCCACCACCGAACGAGCTGATCCAGTTTATTACACTTGTGCCGGTTCTCAGctcactgttgtttttttttataaaaaatgctgCTAAAAGTAAGCACCAAAGTGGAGCAGCCGCATTAGAATGACTGGAGGCATTAGTAATGGCTGAGTGTAATTCAGTACAGTGTGAATAAGTAGGTACCACCATGATAACAAATCACTTTCTGGTGATAAATAAAGTGTCTCTCTGCAGGTCCACAGAAGTTCTCCACCTTTAAAAACCACACGAGTGAGGGAACAGCGAGGACGGTTGTATCTATATTTTCCATTTGAGGGTTCATTTTGGTGACTGGAGCTGGCCGGACGCCTTTTGCTTTGACTGGGTCGTGGACTGTGTTTGTGCAGGCTGGCTGTGAGCCAAGCCACCTCTCGTGTTttggggacatttacatttacatttacagcatttatcagacgcccttatccagagcgacttacaatcagtagttacagggacagtctccccagagcaactcagggttaggtgtcttgctcagggacacaatggtagtaagtgggattcgaacccgggtcttctggttcataggcgagtgtgttacccactaggctactaccaccctgggtgAGGTCACACGAGTTGCCTGACAGGTCCAGTGTAGCAAGTGGCTCAAGTA harbors:
- the magixa gene encoding membrane-associated guanylate kinase, WW and PDZ domain-containing protein 1 isoform X2, which translates into the protein MSKATVKKLHWRSKVQESFVPLGGASGELGIAIGGGADYGEFPFVTAAPGGGATVGDIILEIGGTPVLGMTLGDVRGVLNSCPHPIRIKTVLPGSTLCKDLRLYLSKCFTPGSTDSQLQQVIRENLYLRAVPCTTRQPRDGEISGVDYNFVSIEEFFSLEESGALLESGKFKGNYYGTPRPVHIGPDSPPITYQEHRNLLRNFRTRSKSLSNLEKAVEEGENSEEDSGLSAGSAGASSAPTTVLSPSQSWDLIGRDGGAPENGVRGGALPENWEMAFSDSGEPYYIDHNSKTTSWLDPRSQSKEAVSKAELPAFTDQPSELKGFSIHTRLSKGPRGFGFNIVGGSRPREFLQVYSVTPGGPPALITADILVYINDACVLGRSHKEVVEMLKSVPMGHSVDVVVRRGYPMLYNPDGCPKQPHQITAPPDSGGAHVPGAAQPQTSAEHQQQQMGLSNLNRSVSQHNGIYTRMQSSSSALDANGNAAGFASNPPSYPIANGNPLGGPSGSVCPPPPQRAGAAAPSRPHRMSSSHSDTEVASSDGAKRVSLVRNYNNNSLPAPRLLHQSSKSSESDLSSATLPICKLPLPQPEVGAAATPGAPSSHRPLMPQTSLMVTPPTEVPPCGFNGCPANNHPRTSPGSLASPGAPGGGGELVPVALGQSETGAVGFSVTAGGQGGQLAVVKRVCDHRQCPSLQPGDAIIKVNGADVQSLSFAQVQRVLQEHIVQGEVVLLVYRGGPLVSPNFYKRMPIPPNNSLSPPSEMPLPSSDTTVPIQNALTPPSASAEGHSLVQSTSFLDSIPITLTLEPRDWLGVEDGTGGAAAKPSDSSSTLGAVAKGQPQARGAPQSKPLEVELRRRPGEGFGFVISSQDVANGGASTLLSHRFVTVRRGSPAARSGQIQPGDELEAVEGRSVVHLPHRDLAQILRRAGNTLRLTIVPRANNHASNVSEYAEFDSEHRSRKGHRARPKQDSRFYSVDLERGPTGFGFSLRGGSEYNMGLYVLGLMEGGPASRSQKIQVSDQLVEINGDTTAGMTHSQAVEQIRKGGSRIHLVLKKGNGYVPDYVELSSLSLCMTNSKLGEPCFYVIGRTENSRLVAIPTMRLEQPPPPPHHLLRSRVWLQ
- the magixa gene encoding membrane-associated guanylate kinase, WW and PDZ domain-containing protein 1 isoform X1; its protein translation is MSKATVKKLHWRSKVQESFVPLGGASGELGIAIGGGADYGEFPFVTAAPGGGATVGDIILEIGGTPVLGMTLGDVRGVLNSCPHPIRIKTVLPGSTLCKDLRLYLSKCFTPGSTDSQLQQVIRENLYLRAVPCTTRQPRDGEISGVDYNFVSIEEFFSLEESGALLESGKFKGNYYGTPRPVHIGPDSPPITYQEHRNLLRNFRTRSKSLSNLEKAVEEGENSEEDSGLSAGSAGASSAPTTVLSPSQSWDLIGRDGGAPENGVRGGALPENWEMAFSDSGEPYYIDHNSKTTSWLDPRSQSKEAVSKAELPAFTDQPSELKGFSIHTRLSKGPRGFGFNIVGGSRPREFLQVYSVTPGGPPALITADILVYINDACVLGRSHKEVVEMLKSVPMGHSVDVVVRRGYPMLYNPDGCPKQPHQITAPPDSGGAHVPGAAQPQTSAEHQQQQMGLSNLNRSVSQHNGIYTRMQSSSSALDANGNAAGFASNPPSYPIANGNPLGGPSGSVCPPPPQRAGAAAPSRPHRMSSSHSDTEVASSDGAKRVSLVRNYNNNSLPAPRLLHQSSKSSESDLSSATLPICKLPLPQPEVGAAATPGAPSSHRPLMPQTSLMVTPPTEVPPCGFNGCPANNHPRTSPGSLASPGAPGGGGELVPVALGQSETGAVGFSVTAGGQGGQLAVVKRVCDHRQCPSLQPGDAIIKVNGADVQSLSFAQVQRVLQEHIVQGEVVLLVYRGGPLVSPNFYKRMPIPPNNSLSPPSEMPLPSSDTTVPIQNALTPPSASAEGHSLVQSTSFLDSIPITLTLEPRDWLGVEDGTGGAAAKPSDSSSTLGAVAKGQPQARGAPQSKPLEVELRRRPGEGFGFVISSQDVANGGASTLLSHRFVTVRRGSPAARSGQIQPGDELEAVEGRSVVHLPHRDLAQILRRAGNTLRLTIVPRANNHASNVSEYAEFDSEHRSRKGHRARPKQDSRFYSVDLERGPTGFGFSLRGGSEYNMGLYVLGLMEGGPASRSQKIQVSDQLVEINGDTTAGMTHSQAVEQIRKGGSRIHLVLKKGNGYVPDYDHEVGAASPSSAPLAEEPGVAAVEHWRSLPRLSGKVDKGGGARKGRGSKGDSLGARRSRTGGGGAPGAVLSWSEETRSGTARRGSVMQSSPRRERKSPLEHRREVDRKREKDRAGRRERSWSQGERTGKERRDGRRRDGFLTDEETMKPEEREELQAEWEDQGKSKKRNNVPHVAARDSTPFSFLMPLEANGSDSESLASFSEISVSAASISGISSSEAPSGAEWGHHGRGRRHQGSPTPGFWLKPSQQKLSQVLGGT
- the magixa gene encoding membrane-associated guanylate kinase, WW and PDZ domain-containing protein 1 isoform X3; amino-acid sequence: MSKATVKKLHWRSKVQESFVPLGGASGELGIAIGGGADYGEFPFVTAAPGGGATVGDIILEIGGTPVLGMTLGDVRGVLNSCPHPIRIKTVLPGSTLCKDLRLYLSKCFTPGSTDSQLQQVIRENLYLRAVPCTTRQPRDGEISGVDYNFVSIEEFFSLEESGALLESGKFKGNYYGTPRPVHIGPDSPPITYQEHRNLLRNFRTRSKSLSNLEKAVEEGENSEEDSGLSAGSAGASSAPTTVLSPSQSWDLIGRDGGAPENGVRGGALPENWEMAFSDSGEPYYIDHNSKTTSWLDPRSQSKEAVSKAELPAFTDQPSELKGFSIHTRLSKGPRGFGFNIVGGSRPREFLQVYSVTPGGPPALITADILVYINDACVLGRSHKEVVEMLKSVPMGHSVDVVVRRGYPMLYNPDGCPKQPHQITAPPDSGGAHVPGAAQPQTSAEHQQQQMGLSNLNRSVSQHNGIYTRMQSSSSALDANGNAAGFASNPPSYPIANGNPLGGPSGSVCPPPPQRAGAAAPSRPHRMSSSHSDTEVASSDGAKRVSLVRNYNNNSLPAPRLLHQSSKSSESDLSSATLPICKLPLPQPEVGAAATPGAPSSHRPLMPQTSLMVTPPTEVPPCGFNGCPANNHPRTSPGSLASPGAPGGGGELVPVALGQSETGAVGFSVTAGGQGGQLAVVKRVCDHRQCPSLQPGDAIIKVNGADVQSLSFAQVQRVLQEHIVQGEVVLLVYRGGPLVSPNFYKRMPIPPNNSLSPPSEMPLPSSDTTVPIQNALTPPSASAEGHSLVQSTSFLDSIPITLTLEPRDWLGVEDGTGGAAAKPSDSSSTLGAVAKGQPQARGAPQSKPLEVELRRRPGEGFGFVISSQDVANGGASTLLSHRFVTVRRGSPAARSGQIQPGDELEAVEGRSVVHLPHRDLAQILRRAGNTLRLTIVPRANNHASNVSEYAEFDSEHRSRKGHRARPKQDSRFYSVDLERGPTGFGFSLRGGSEYNMGLYVLGLMEGGPASRSQKIQVSDQLVEINGDTTAGMTHSQAVEQIRKGGSRIHLVLKKGNGYVPDYVELSSLSLCMTNSKLGEPCFYVIGRTENSRP